Proteins encoded in a region of the Prunus persica cultivar Lovell chromosome G4, Prunus_persica_NCBIv2, whole genome shotgun sequence genome:
- the LOC18779291 gene encoding uncharacterized protein LOC18779291, giving the protein MESPPETMVEEREEHMVSPTGGNPFRKKAYFLIPTLPSSIDVPPFELPRCFSSSLPTHFEPKAWHLNVEFYGWRSSQEKWKTWVDQMAPVHHEKWKEAGIYEAIISSTYEIRKVANLGDGFAEKWCSETNTFIFPWGEATITMEDVMVLGGFSALGASVLSPLQTKQMKEVGEKLIEGQKEIYSSGKKAVTKSLWLKKFMNSGNEFEHEAFLAFWLSRYVLVGSRNSIQNSVFSVAIHLARGTRIALAPAVLASIYKDLSLLKKAIVGLKELDFTLKLKSPFHLVQVWAWERFSELRPENPNTINSSEPRMARWDKVNGVRVENLRRVLDSARENFLWRPYALVTDNWHFPKYYPPEEKWVLIGPDLDDELLSFVRCLRASELVGLYTIEHYLPHRVAMQFGYDQDLPCSVTRANRNSDTAWDYNKEIKNVKLYLPSRLVEADVTTKYLKWWKQSVSGLEDAREAAVPQKRGIMSSKCLLSRANHPSVPPGFPPKRKRMEAGDPIDEDEQSVSQLLKFRKKHENFGIIQGSDSEKLSSQAQHFASLIAQKSYVNTMKSDENIVNLVGDECASSSSLFQKRQLELGDRFERLRTKIDELKAHRLGNKV; this is encoded by the coding sequence ATGGAGAGTCCCCCGGAGACCAtggttgaagagagagaagagcaCATGGTTTCACCTACGGGAGGAAACCCATTTCGTAAAAAAGCCTACTTTCTAATACCAACCTTGCCATCTTCCATTGATGTACCTCCCTTTGAGCTCCCTCGTTGCTTTTCCTCCTCCCTCCCAACCCATTTTGAACCAAAGGCATGGCATTTGAATGTTGAGTTCTATGGATGGCGATCTagccaagaaaaatggaaaacttGGGTTGATCAAATGGCACCTGTGCATCATGAAAAATGGAAGGAGGCTGGTATATATGAAGCCATCATTAGTTCAACATACGAAATAAGAAAAGTTGCCAACTTGGGTGATGGATTTGCTGAGAAATGGTGTTCGGAGACCAATACTTTCATTTTTCCATGGGGTGAAGCAACCATCACAATGGAGGATGTTATGGTTTTGGGAGGTTTCTCGGCTTTGGGGGCCTCTGTTTTAAGCCCTCTGCAGACCAAACAAATGAAAGAAGTAGGAGAGAAACTCATTGAGGGGCAAAAAGAAATTTACAGCAGTGGGAAGAAAGCGGTTACCAAAAGCTTGTGGCTGAAGAAGTTCATGAACAGTGGGAATGAATTCGAGCACGAAGCATTTCTTGCCTTTTGGTTGTCCAGGTATGTTCTTGTTGGTTCTCGTAATTCAATACAGAATTCTGTTTTCTCTGTTGCAATCCATTTAGCTAGGGGGACCCGAATTGCCCTTGCACCGGCTGTTCTTGCTAGCATTTATAAAGATTTGAGCTTGTTGAAAAAGGCAATTGTAGGCTTAAAAGAATTAGATTTCACCCTCAAGCTGAAGTCACCATTTCATTTAGTTCAGGTTTGGGCATGGGAAAGATTCTCAGAACTTAGGCCAGAAAACCCAAATACTATAAACTCTTCTGAGCCAAGAATGGCTAGATGGGATAAAGTGAATGGTGTGAGAGTTGAAAACTTAAGAAGGGTTTTAGACTCAGCCAGAGAAAATTTCCTATGGCGCCCTTATGCCTTGGTCACTGATAACTGGCATTTCCCTAAATACTATCCACCAGAGGAAAAGTGGGTTTTGATTGGACCTGATTTGGATGATGAATTGCTCTCATTTGTGAGGTGCTTGAGGGCCAGTGAGCTAGTTGGACTTTATACTATAGAGCATTACCTTCCACACCGGGTCGCTATGCAATTTGGATATGATCAAGACCTTCCATGTTCTGTTACTCGAGCTAACCGCAATTCAGACACAGCCTGGGACTACAACAAGGAAATCAAGAACGTAAAATTGTATCTTCCATCTAGGCTTGTGGAGGCTGATGTTACCACAAAGTACTTGAAATGGTGGAAGCAATCAGTGTCAGGTCTTGAAGATGCAAGGGAAGCTGCTGTGCCACAAAAAAGGGGAATAATGAGTTCGAAATGTTTGCTATCGAGGGCAAACCACCCCTCTGTACCTCCTGGTTTTCCTCCCAAACGTAAGAGAATGGAAGCTGGAGATCCTATTGATGAGGACGAACAAAGTGTATCACAGCTTTTGAAATTTCGCAAGAAGCATGAGAACTTTGGGATTATACAAGGCAGTGACAGTGAGAAATTATCAAGTCAAGCTCAACATTTTGCATCTCTAATTGCACAAAAAAGCTATGTTAATACCATGAAGTCAGATGAGAACATTGTAAACCTCGTCGGTGATGAATGTGCTAGCAGTAGTTCTTTATTTCAGAAACGTCAGCTGGAGCTTGGAGATAGATTTGAAAGGCTCCGAACTAAGATTGACGAGTTAAAGGCACATAGATTGGGGAACAAGGTTTAG
- the LOC18780617 gene encoding uncharacterized protein LOC18780617: MVSPKDEKQTRRVARFLKPCALNFNKAVAPPSNPLLCEVLYHNLQQWPSRVLFKGWKMPQAKWDEWVNRLAGECCSIWNQADICDAILSSRYEIRCTNKNILLGLVEFWSSETNTFVFQCGEATFTLEDMMVLGGFSVLGRPVTRPVIGLLVEIVEEMEKKRVEISRTKAKKACQFVWIKHFMELQNEYKYEHVAFLSLWLARFVFPSLPEACIGRHVFRIAAQLSQGTRLALAPAVLSGLYKDLSLLKKQALSCREEISVPGPFQLLQLWALERFQPLLKNSPNALKPGETRAARWHRLPSGAISLPLVRTVLKLQENFQWRPYAADLINWSHSSYYTKNKPSFFHSAKHSDENLRSYIRCLCTSELVGVEPCKEKYFPNRVAMQFGMDQDLPGEFSKLSFEPSVSARYLHWWKISKSARADTIKKHVKVAIQKIEKYNASIAERNVPMHKASPQTLERSKPEESRSYVIPEVPRKSNHTVQRKASATPQFPKQDKNVKKRKSATTTEGPAKKINAGDFAKNVVKIAKKGRKGSDNKARIEVSVPVRMEHKHKIEPKVSGKDAAREGKKAMAKGSLKNRMGADDPKRMPKGFLKNPVVVDDRMVNATNQTHGIGLLMRVQNIEKILGVKT; the protein is encoded by the exons aTGGTGTCTCCAAAAGATGAGAAACAAACAAGGAGAGTTGCAAGGTTCCTCAAGCCATGTGCCCTGAATTTTAACAAAGCAGTGGCACCTCCAAGCAACCCATTGTTGTGTGAAGTCTTGTATCACAATCTTCAGCAATGGCCCTCTAGGGTTCTCTTCAAAGGCTGGAAGATGCCCCAGGCAAAATGGGATGAATGGGTTAACAGGCTTGCAGGTGAGTGCTGTTCTATTTGGAACCAGGCAGATATTTGTGATGCTATTTTGAGTTCTAGATATGAGATTAGGTGTACCAACAAGAATATCCTACTTGGGTTAGTGGAGTTTTGGTCTTCAGAGACCAACACCTTTGTTTTCCAATGTGGGGAAGCAACTTTTACCCTTGAAGATATGATGGTTCTTGGTGGATTTTCAGTCCTTGGGAGGCCTGTGACAAGGCCTGTTATTGGGTTGTTGGTGGAAATTGTGGAggagatggagaagaagagagtagAGATTTCGAGGACCAAGGCGAAAAAAGCCTGCCAATTTGTTTGGATCAAGCATTTCATGGAGCTGCAAAATGAGTACAAATATGAACATGTAGCATTTCTGTCATTGTGGTTGGCAAggtttgtttttccttctcttcctgaAGCTTGCATAGGGAGGCATGTTTTTCGCATTGCAGCACAGTTGTCACAGGGGACGAGGCTTGCTCTTGCCCCTGCTGTCCTTTCAGGTCTTTACAAAGACCTAAGCTTGTTGAAGAAACAAGCACTTTCTTGTAGGGAGGAGATTTCTGTTCCTGGTCCATTTCAGCTTTTGCAGTTATGGGCTTTGGAGAGGTTTCAACCCCTACTAAAGAATTCCCCAAATGCTCTGAAACCTGGGGAGACTCGGGCTGCCCGGTGGCACAGATTACCTTCTGGAGCAATTAGTCTTCCTCTTGTAAGAACTGTTCTTAAGTTGCAAGAGAATTTTCAATGGCGTCCTTATGCTGCTGATTTGATCAATTGGAGCCATTCGTCGTATTATACGAAGAACAAACCGTCATTTTTTCATAGTGCTAAGCACTCAGATGAGAATTTACGATCTTATATTAGATGCTTGTGCACTTCTGAGTTGGTTGGAGTAGAGCCTTGTAAAGAGAAGTATTTTCCAAACCGCGTGGCAATGCAATTTGGAATGGATCAAGACCTTCCTGGTGAATTTTCAAAACT GTCCTTTGAGCCGAGTGTATCGGCTAGGTACTTGCATTGGTGGAAAATATCTAAGTCTGCTCGCGCAGATACAATCAAGAAACATGTCAAAGTGGCAATACAGAAGATTGAAAAGTATAATGCCTCCATCGCGGAGAGGAATGTTCCGATGCATAAGGCATCACCACAAACTTTGGAGAGGTCTAAACCTGAAGAGAGCCGCTCCTATGTGATTCCTGAGGTCCCCAGAAAATCCAATCATACTGTACAGAGAAAGGCCTCAGCTACTCCTCAATTTCCTAAGCAG GACAAGAATGTGAAGAAACGGAAGTCGGCCACAACAACTGAAGGGCCTGctaagaaaataaatgctGGTGATTTTGCTAAAAATGTGGTGAAGATTGCTAAGAAAGGGAGGAAGGGTAGTGATAATAAGGCAAGGATAGAAGTTAGTGTACCTGTCAGGATGGAGCACAAGCATAAAATTGAACCTAAAGTATCAGGAAAAGATGCTGCAAGAGAAGGGAAGAAAGCAATGGCTAAAGGATCTCTAAAAAACCGTATGGGGGCTGATGACCCTAAAAGAATGCCTAAAGGGTTTCTCAAGAACCCGGTAGTGGTTGATGACCGTATGGTGAATGCTACAAATCAAACTCATGGAATTGGATTACTAATGAGGGTTCAGAATATTGAGAAAATTTTGGGGGTAAAAACTTGA